atcgtactgttgtacaatctcctcatctttgacgtcactccacttatcttcatcatcaccgttgttgtacaagccgtcaaagccagctcgtctccacgaacgtacaagctgaagggcagcaagtaactcgctgccaagagctcgccggcgcggctcaagtaaatcgccaagctcgctaaagagcctctcgcagtcgcaactagatgctggtatcgtgagtatatcaatcgcaaactggctcaaacacgggtattttgagcgtaattgaatccagtacttgactgggtggccatcgctaagatactgttcgcttgtccactctggctcttgagttctccagcgctcgtactcatcgtcgtgggcagcctctacctgagccttgttgcgccgtacgagggcgccaatcacatcatctattcctctatgccttggttttgcagttgtttgagatagaggacgtgtacgttgaggcttatacgactgccagagctgcaggaagccagcgttggctgatgttagccattctggcttatccacccagctgttctcgcagtagtatttgtagtatggatggaggcaggtagcagcgtagtatgctggcgatcgatcgagcttgttgtagtaatcgttggccttactccaggcggcgcggaggttaacaaagaggtgatcttcaggcgcatcaggtgggttgaagtcaacttgctcgtacgagcgcgtacgggcttcgagcgcgccaagtacgtattcaaatacaggaatagtctcatatatagcgccgtatttgcctgcctttccgcgaccctcaagcttctccgtagcaagcttaagcggctctaggcagtcctgatactctgttatcaccgcccaatcagcagctgtaagtcctgttgatctcatccaactaggtgcttcagggagtttattgccacgttgacaagcgcggcgatcttcaagggagagtgcgttaatgtagtgctcagcgtaagagttgtatgctgcctggagttgagttgcgcgtttgaaggcagcgtagtaagagttccagcgtgtaacaacaggcttcacaggctcaagtacgtggaggcgctctctagctggcaactcggcgttggcggcggtttggaagcttcggaaaatttcgtgttgttgaggcgtttttatatggttgataacgtcgataagtacacctaagggcccttcttgacgccactcctgcatgtacacctcctctgtttggagctgctcgtcgttgttgttgttgtacgcctcttgattgctgccaaagataattgcctggccaataaggttaagcgtgtgagggccgcagcggaggcgtcggtgagcagcgttgaagtcgtacgcgtgggcgagcgaggagactgcagtatcgttgtttgcagcattgtcgaggacgaagtagccgagtttatcactcccaatactgtattcttggagcgtctttttaattgtatcagcgatagcatcaccagtatgagagcctgcgagatgtgggagggcgatggggagatcttgtatcactccagaggcgttagcaaagtgtgcaacgcagacttgctatcagtcaggtaactcagttcgaactgactgaactgactgccaagactcagttcagtcagtcagttcttggggcagctggacgtcagtccagtcagttcagaagcctccagactgactgaactgactgacgttagactgacgttagctgtttttaaagcagtattttagagttgtgaaagccacatttagtgcggcttcgaagccgcgctagtcctagatataaagacactaatcctatataagttaaagcatctagctttaagctaattagagtttgcggaaatgcgctacccggtgcgcacctagtaagcctttcgcgtcgcgtcgcgtcgcgtctgctatacacacgacgctagactactgttgccataatacttcttggtgtacttcatgtctactccctctaattcaggccttcgccgccttgtagaatgcgacaagcgcaattctcctctaccatcgctatcaaacgcgcctactgttggcgatactgcgagcgaggcccaggctgatgagcccttggcagtacaggcggacttccccaacgacggcgacgacgacgacgacgacgacaattacgacgggcttgattttaagcgtgtgccgtatcttgagcggcgccaggttgagcgtaatagtcgcggtgggccaaaaagctggatctaccgccacggctgggccgtctggcaccgcaagtacaagaaaaactactggctttgccggtactgccatcaacgacggaagcaggaggcttgctacgaggctgacagcactacaaacgccggccgacacctctcaagcaacaagcctggacactcacacggacctaacggacctgtaccaattgctagccgggagggcaatattatgggcgcgctcgcaaagtcccaagtatatattatgaggtctaaagggatagaagtatcgcaagaggtagcaaacgagatagcagcaagcttttcaacctctcgatttcaggacgcgctgaaggactgggtagtcgcggacaaccagagccttcgcgtaatagaaacgccgcagtttcgagccatgattgcggccgtgagcccgctagccgaagctctcctttggcgtagccactaaacgctccacgatcatattattactgagtacaatacatacatactagctgttgccaactaccttcgcgaagcccggtcgcttatacacgtgtcattcgacaactggacttcaactggtgggcagtatgcttttactggcctctgcgtacattaccttaacagcgagggcaagctagttgaccacctgcttgggttgcctgagctacacggggcgcacactggcaataatattgccgctgcagcaacaacaatatttcggctatttggcgttgacaacgcgagggttgggtactttgtgcttgacaacgcaagtaacaatgatactgcagttgagtccttagcagaggagtttggctttatcgcaagcgagcggcggctgcggtgctgctgccatatactcaacctaagcgcacaattagtaatttggggcaaagaccgtagcgcgtacgagaatgaagccgcacaccttgaggaagaggagaagtacatggatgagtggcgcaaatacggtcctgttggcgtcctctttgacgtgattgcgtctatctgtacgcctcaaactcgacaactactagagcgcctacagtgcgaggaggcagagtctctaggtgttacaccccacatccggcagcttgtgaagcctgttaagacacgctggaatagctatttcaacacgtttgtccgtgcagctgagctacacgcacagtccgcaacaatcaattaagtgggtcctagaaggttcagattggattgattgattaccgctttaagcctagtagttacctataggagtttaagccctacctagataggtaagtgggtctaggagagtgaccggattgaattgattgttgcggagtctagctacacggccctatcgatggctatattgagtgtaaacttgaggagcatagtgctgcaacagcaacctcacgacgccggaagaatcgtgagcagctccctgctgcccagccacggttatatatacgcgaagggggtctaagcggcaaggactaggcgacaataacagaatacattcgactccttgagccatttgccgaagctacacggctacttaaaggtcgcggccgacacggccgacacggcgctatataggaagttctagtaacgtttgagtAGCTTCTTAACCAGCTTaaggctctcaaagaccgccttaaggatgtaaattacgaagatctagatgcgcctgaagatcatcttattacaaacgttaaccttgcacattgtaagcttgctaagtactacgcaaaattcgataacgcgcctgtctactacactgctacaatactacacccgcactacaaacaccacctctcagcgctctggaaggtgcctgacacccatgtcactgcccgtgacggtgtccactatcgcgacggctggcttgacaataaccaccgggcattcctgcgtatgtggcaggggcggaaggactctgcagccacttcagccagactccgcaacaatcaatcgattgacatgattgattcctatatagtttaaagaattacttcattaggcagcctttaacctagataggaatcaatcatgccgatccgattgattgttgcggagtctgccctaagcagaaggagctagtcctataagaggagagctagctggtgagaagtgaatgcatagagactggcttgcccggccgacagggatcacaagctaagcgagataggggtccaagataactatcttcaacaccaaaaaccttctcttaatacgacactactcgccttacaactcgttaataataaatcaatctaactaatcaaatcaatcaatctgaccttcgcaagttgatttgattagctattttgaaaagcttagattgagttgattgagttggtaaaaactccaaatgaccaatcaaatcaatcaatctgaccaatctggattgattgttgcggagtctgcctTTGAGCCTGGCACAGACGCCCGCAACGGGGGCATTGAACTGAATCAGTGGTCAATTAACAACAACATGAGCTTCATTGGAGAGCCGGGCGAAGCCACACACCAGGCTGGGCATGTCATAGACCTTACCTTCTCGAATATCCCCTTTGCCACAACTGAAGTAGCAGAGGACCTACACTGTGGCTCTAACCACTTTACCTTACTCACCACAATCCCC
The sequence above is a segment of the Pyrenophora tritici-repentis strain M4 chromosome 3, whole genome shotgun sequence genome. Coding sequences within it:
- a CDS encoding Dimer-Tnp-hAT domain containing protein; translated protein: MATQVCVAHFANASGVIQDLPIALPHLAGSHTGDAIADTIKKTLQEYSIGSDKLGYFVLDNAANNDTAVSSLAHAYDFNAAHRRLRCGPHTLNLIGQAIIFGSNQEAYNNNNDEQLQTEEVYMQEWRQEGPLGVLIDVINHIKTPQQHEIFRSFQTAANAELPARERLHVLEPVKPVVTRWNSYYAAFKRATQLQAAYNSYAEHYINALSLEDRRACQRGNKLPEAPSWMRSTGLTAADWAVITEYQDCLEPLKLATEKLEGRGKAGKYGAIYETIPVFEYVLGALEARTRSYEQVDFNPPDAPEDHLFVNLRAAWSKANDYYNKLDRSPAYYAATCLHPYYKYYCENSWVDKPEWLTSANAGFLQLWQSYKPQRTRPLSQTTAKPRHRGIDDVIGALVRRNKAQVEAAHDDEYERWRTQEPEWTSEQYLSDGHPVKYWIQLRSKYPCLSQFAIDILTIPASSCDCERLFSELGDLLEPRRRALGSELLAALQLVRSWRRAGFDGLYNNGDDEDKWSDVKDEEIVQQYDIEGWSTTP